A genomic stretch from uncultured Pseudodesulfovibrio sp. includes:
- a CDS encoding sensor histidine kinase, with the protein MTQTLNTREGLQFFGRVSASVSHEIKNVFAVINEAAGLIEDLTLMAERGIPLQPERLKSAANSIQGQIRRGDSIIKNMNAFAHSTDEDVREVNLVEILGLTTALATRLADMRQIRLTMGDCEPVSQSANPFDLMQLLHSSIAAAVENMDAGDSLVVSVKPVNGGASFSLSVPGKDAPLKNDELFSSVVQALNVDVTTDENLRTTELFLKA; encoded by the coding sequence ATGACACAGACATTGAACACCCGTGAAGGACTCCAGTTTTTCGGACGCGTCAGCGCGTCCGTGTCACACGAGATCAAGAACGTTTTTGCCGTTATCAACGAGGCTGCGGGACTGATCGAGGATTTGACGCTCATGGCAGAACGCGGCATTCCACTCCAGCCCGAAAGGTTGAAGAGCGCTGCAAATTCCATTCAGGGTCAGATCAGGCGCGGTGATTCCATTATAAAGAACATGAATGCCTTTGCGCATTCGACGGATGAGGACGTCCGTGAGGTCAATCTCGTGGAAATTCTCGGCTTGACCACCGCTCTGGCAACCCGTCTTGCTGATATGCGACAGATCAGGCTGACAATGGGTGACTGTGAACCAGTCTCCCAGTCTGCCAACCCCTTTGATCTGATGCAGCTTCTGCACTCCTCAATTGCAGCAGCTGTTGAAAATATGGACGCAGGCGACTCTCTGGTCGTGAGCGTTAAACCTGTAAATGGTGGAGCATCGTTCTCCCTTTCCGTTCCCGGAAAGGATGCGCCGCTGAAGAATGACGAATTGTTTTCATCCGTGGTGCAGGCTTTGAACGTCGACGTGACAACGGATGAAAATCTGCGGACCACCGAGCTGTTCCTCAAGGCGTAG
- a CDS encoding response regulator gives MKVLLVDDEVELVSAMAERLGFRGVDADWTDNGEDALKMAAETEYAVAVLDMKMPKLSGLELMDLLSKEHPDMQYIFLSGHGSETDFKAGCAAGCNYLIKPIQIEDLMARIQEIIG, from the coding sequence ATGAAAGTATTGCTGGTTGACGACGAAGTGGAGCTGGTTTCCGCCATGGCCGAAAGGCTTGGTTTTCGTGGCGTGGACGCGGATTGGACCGACAATGGTGAAGATGCCCTTAAAATGGCTGCTGAAACTGAATATGCAGTGGCTGTTCTCGACATGAAGATGCCCAAGCTGAGTGGCTTGGAACTCATGGACCTGCTGTCCAAGGAGCATCCCGACATGCAGTATATATTTCTTTCCGGTCACGGTTCTGAAACAGACTTTAAGGCAGGATGTGCCGCCGGATGCAATTATTTGATCAAGCCTATTCAGATCGAAGACCTGATGGCCAGAATTCAGGAAATCATCGGCTGA
- a CDS encoding response regulator translates to MAEKVLLIDDEVEFLEALSERMELRGMNVTTAETAGNAMTALDNNEYDAIVLDLQMPDMNGIDMLKVIKKSHPEMQVILLTGQATLEAGIQAMKLGAMDFMEKPADIESLTEKIHKAQAKKMVIVEKKTADKVNEILKSKGW, encoded by the coding sequence ATGGCTGAAAAAGTACTGCTTATCGACGACGAAGTTGAATTTTTGGAAGCACTGTCCGAACGCATGGAATTGCGCGGCATGAACGTCACCACTGCCGAGACTGCCGGTAACGCTATGACCGCATTGGACAACAATGAATACGATGCAATCGTGCTTGATTTGCAGATGCCGGACATGAACGGCATCGATATGCTCAAGGTCATCAAGAAAAGTCATCCCGAAATGCAGGTCATTCTGCTCACCGGACAGGCAACCCTTGAGGCTGGAATCCAGGCCATGAAACTGGGTGCCATGGACTTCATGGAGAAGCCCGCCGACATCGAGTCCCTGACTGAAAAGATTCACAAGGCACAGGCCAAGAAGATGGTCATCGTCGAAAAGAAAACCGCTGACAAGGTGAACGAAATCTTGAAGTCCAAAGGCTGGTAG